The Halomicronema hongdechloris C2206 genome includes a window with the following:
- a CDS encoding lipopolysaccharide biosynthesis protein: protein MPNWLITRLAGKQFIKNILLMTAGTMLSQALVIAASPIITRIYTPAELGTFTVYASASAILAVIASLRYELAIPITKDDESAANLLFLSLLLLCLSCFSLGLAIWIFKEDLGRWLNDQDLGISIWLLPLGVIVSGIYNILTYWSVRQKKFSVIAKTKFVQSFGITAIQIGIGFLQIKSLGLIAGDILGRTLGNFHFYYLNSGLRKAIFDAVSWVNVFEVANRYIRFPLISTGSALFNSAGLYLPSILLAAMYGPQIAGWFALGQRVVSLPISLLGKSVANVYFNEAASVYNQNPYALMPLLKKLMVRMLLVSVLPMTIFGLTAPWLFQVVFGSSWIEAGHYVRVLSITYLVQLVVVPFSQTLNIIERQDLQFFWDIGRLLLISATLFLAKRANWEAFDAILAYTLASLFAYLCLIAIIHYGLIKLNTNSPPL from the coding sequence TTGCCAAACTGGCTGATAACACGATTAGCAGGGAAGCAATTTATTAAAAATATTCTCCTGATGACCGCTGGAACGATGCTGAGTCAGGCGTTAGTCATAGCTGCATCTCCTATTATTACTAGAATTTACACACCAGCTGAATTGGGGACTTTCACTGTTTACGCTTCCGCTTCAGCAATTTTAGCCGTTATTGCTTCGCTGCGTTACGAACTAGCTATTCCAATAACCAAGGATGATGAGAGTGCTGCCAATTTATTATTTTTATCGTTGTTACTATTATGCCTATCATGTTTTAGCTTGGGTCTAGCTATATGGATCTTTAAAGAAGATCTAGGGAGGTGGCTCAATGACCAAGATTTGGGCATATCAATATGGCTTTTGCCACTTGGTGTGATTGTCAGTGGAATCTATAACATCCTTACTTATTGGTCTGTCAGACAGAAAAAATTCTCTGTAATAGCTAAGACTAAATTTGTTCAGTCATTTGGTATTACGGCTATTCAAATAGGTATAGGATTTCTTCAAATCAAATCTTTAGGGCTTATTGCTGGAGATATACTGGGGCGTACTCTTGGTAACTTTCACTTTTATTACTTGAACTCTGGATTGCGAAAAGCCATATTTGATGCGGTGAGCTGGGTAAACGTGTTTGAAGTTGCCAATCGCTATATTCGTTTCCCTTTAATTTCTACAGGTTCAGCTCTCTTCAATAGCGCAGGTCTATATCTACCTTCAATTTTACTGGCAGCAATGTATGGCCCTCAAATAGCGGGTTGGTTTGCATTAGGTCAACGGGTAGTCAGTTTACCGATATCTTTGCTCGGTAAGTCAGTTGCCAATGTCTACTTTAATGAGGCTGCCAGCGTTTACAATCAAAATCCATATGCCCTTATGCCGCTGCTTAAAAAGTTAATGGTAAGGATGCTACTGGTTAGTGTGCTCCCTATGACTATCTTTGGTTTGACAGCACCTTGGCTATTTCAGGTCGTTTTTGGCAGTTCTTGGATTGAAGCGGGTCACTATGTAAGAGTATTGTCCATTACCTACCTAGTACAATTAGTTGTGGTACCATTCTCCCAAACTCTAAATATTATCGAAAGACAAGACTTACAGTTTTTTTGGGATATAGGAAGGCTATTGCTTATTTCAGCAACTTTATTTCTTGCAAAAAGAGCTAATTGGGAAGCATTCGATGCCATTTTAGCTTATACCTTAGCCAGTTTGTTCGCATATTTATGCTTGATTGCTATCATTCACTATGGTTTAATTAAATTGAATACCAATAGTCCACCACTTTAA
- a CDS encoding acetyltransferase: MSLYIYGAGGHGKVVLDILLKQGRKVTAFVDDSPALSNQTIHGVPVYQGGDTLAQMAAQGDWIVAIGSNPIRQHIAEKLTTYGASFTSAIHPSAQIAIGVNIRLGTVIMANAVLNTDAQIGHHVIINTGATIDHDCVIGDYCHVAPGCSLCGQVTLGTGVLLGVGSHLCPGVTVGEQTICGAGAVVVKSLPSHCLAYGCPAKIMRSLGSP; this comes from the coding sequence ATGAGTCTCTATATTTACGGTGCTGGTGGGCATGGCAAAGTTGTCTTAGATATCCTGCTCAAGCAAGGGCGAAAAGTCACTGCCTTCGTTGATGATTCGCCTGCTCTGAGCAACCAAACCATTCATGGAGTACCCGTCTATCAGGGGGGGGATACCCTGGCCCAGATGGCTGCTCAGGGCGACTGGATTGTTGCCATCGGTAGCAATCCTATCCGTCAACACATCGCTGAAAAACTCACAACCTACGGTGCTTCCTTTACCTCAGCTATCCATCCTTCTGCTCAAATCGCAATCGGCGTCAACATCAGGCTCGGTACCGTGATTATGGCCAATGCTGTTCTCAACACCGATGCACAAATTGGACATCACGTCATCATCAACACTGGTGCCACCATCGATCATGACTGTGTGATCGGCGATTACTGCCATGTCGCCCCTGGCTGCTCACTCTGTGGTCAGGTGACATTGGGTACCGGTGTATTGCTTGGCGTCGGCAGTCACCTTTGTCCTGGTGTAACCGTCGGAGAACAAACTATCTGTGGAGCCGGGGCTGTGGTGGTAAAGTCTTTGCCATCGCATTGTTTAGCCTATGGTTGTCCCGCTAAGATTATGCGGTCCTTAGGCTCACCGTGA
- the wecB gene encoding non-hydrolyzing UDP-N-acetylglucosamine 2-epimerase — protein sequence MKLLTIVGARPQFIKAATVSRAIAQHNQHHPDRPVHEIIVHTGQHYDTNMSDVFFEQMQIPHPDYHLNIGGMSHGAMTGRMLEKIEQAILDEQPDAVLVYGDTNSTLAGALAAAKLHVPVAHVEAGLRSYNLRMPEEVNRVLTDQISHWLFCPTDTAINNLAKENIPGSRPVQVKKVGDVMYDAVLFYQKIAQPSAAIATLLDELDAPFYLATLHRAENTNDPTRLNHIMTALDTISRTRPVLLPLHPRTQKYLKDSSFPHIRLLAPVSYFDMITLLSRCQGVLTDSGGLQKEAYFFQKPCITLRDETEWVELVEKGFNRVVEANLEKILEAEESIRHKSTYWQMERSNDLYGQGNAAINILKTLLEADF from the coding sequence ATGAAACTGTTGACCATCGTGGGAGCACGCCCCCAGTTTATTAAGGCCGCCACCGTTTCGCGGGCGATCGCCCAGCACAACCAGCATCACCCTGACCGACCCGTGCACGAGATTATCGTGCACACCGGGCAGCACTACGACACTAATATGTCTGATGTTTTCTTCGAGCAGATGCAAATCCCGCATCCCGACTATCACCTGAATATCGGCGGCATGTCTCATGGGGCGATGACCGGCAGAATGCTGGAAAAAATCGAGCAGGCCATCCTTGACGAACAGCCTGATGCGGTCCTTGTCTATGGCGATACCAACTCCACCCTGGCCGGTGCTCTGGCTGCTGCCAAGCTCCACGTGCCTGTGGCCCACGTTGAGGCGGGGTTAAGGTCTTACAATCTGCGCATGCCCGAAGAGGTGAACCGTGTCCTTACGGATCAGATTTCTCACTGGCTCTTTTGCCCGACTGATACTGCCATCAACAACCTGGCGAAAGAAAATATTCCCGGATCAAGACCTGTCCAGGTAAAGAAAGTAGGCGATGTCATGTACGACGCCGTCCTGTTTTACCAGAAAATCGCCCAGCCCAGTGCCGCAATCGCCACGCTGCTCGACGAACTCGATGCCCCCTTCTACCTAGCTACCCTCCACCGGGCCGAAAACACCAACGACCCGACCCGCCTCAACCACATCATGACCGCTCTGGATACCATCTCTCGTACTCGTCCTGTTCTCTTGCCCCTGCATCCCCGCACCCAAAAATACCTGAAAGACTCCTCATTCCCCCACATTCGTCTGTTAGCGCCCGTCAGCTACTTCGACATGATTACACTTCTATCTCGTTGCCAGGGTGTCTTAACCGATAGCGGTGGTCTGCAAAAAGAAGCCTATTTCTTCCAGAAGCCCTGCATTACCCTGCGGGATGAAACCGAGTGGGTAGAGTTAGTTGAAAAAGGCTTTAATCGAGTTGTTGAAGCTAATTTAGAAAAAATTCTGGAAGCAGAGGAATCAATAAGGCATAAATCAACCTATTGGCAGATGGAGCGATCAAATGATTTATATGGTCAAGGAAATGCAGCTATTAACATACTGAAAACTTTATTGGAAGCTGATTTTTAA
- a CDS encoding formyltransferase family protein has product MKTLVVVGNDKLGNKAIQLLDTSDNVQVLVDRSTNLSRIWNLLRKQKIKFSLLSKMACCEFLRDGNSPPKSFPGINSNKDLLRTIASNSPSKMVLFRAGLIINSKVLSTGIDILNIHCARIPTYGGIGAINKALVEEDFEQEACLHRVIASVDSGEVLLRLPYKLDKNLSYCENEKIAYDAGLSLLTSVLTE; this is encoded by the coding sequence ATGAAGACTCTCGTCGTTGTGGGTAATGACAAATTGGGAAACAAGGCGATACAGCTTTTAGACACTTCTGATAATGTGCAAGTCTTGGTAGATAGGTCAACAAATTTATCTCGGATCTGGAATCTTTTAAGGAAACAAAAAATTAAATTTTCATTGTTATCAAAAATGGCTTGCTGTGAATTTTTAAGAGACGGAAATTCTCCTCCTAAATCATTTCCAGGAATCAATTCAAACAAAGACCTTCTTCGTACAATTGCAAGTAATTCGCCAAGCAAAATGGTTCTTTTCAGAGCTGGCTTGATAATTAACAGTAAGGTTTTAAGTACGGGCATAGATATTCTGAACATACACTGTGCCAGAATTCCAACATACGGAGGTATAGGAGCTATTAATAAGGCTCTTGTTGAGGAGGATTTTGAGCAAGAAGCGTGCTTGCATAGGGTTATCGCCTCCGTTGACTCTGGCGAAGTTTTATTGCGCTTGCCATACAAGCTCGATAAAAACCTATCATATTGTGAAAACGAGAAAATTGCTTATGATGCGGGACTGTCTTTATTAACTTCAGTTCTCACAGAATGA
- a CDS encoding sugar transferase, with product MAHQSFFPRTVKEFSDRMCAAIVLLICSPLIIAIAIAIYLKMGRPVMFSQPRPGKGSYIFTFYKFRTMTHDRDAQGVLLPDEARLTPLGQFLRKTSLDELPQLWNVLRGDMSFVGPRPLLVKYLERYTSEQSRRHEMKPGITGWAQVHGRNAISWEEKFKLDVWYIDHWNLWLDLRILSLTLFKVLQREGVSHPGQATMPEFQGRLSDRNSPESRSPQ from the coding sequence ATGGCCCATCAGAGCTTTTTCCCTAGGACTGTCAAGGAGTTTTCGGATAGGATGTGCGCTGCAATCGTGCTGCTGATATGTTCACCGTTGATAATCGCGATCGCGATCGCTATTTATCTGAAGATGGGGCGTCCTGTAATGTTTAGCCAACCCCGTCCAGGCAAAGGGAGCTACATTTTCACCTTTTATAAATTTCGCACCATGACTCATGATCGCGATGCCCAGGGAGTTCTTCTGCCTGATGAAGCGCGCCTGACACCGTTGGGCCAGTTTTTGCGCAAAACCAGTCTCGATGAACTGCCCCAGTTGTGGAACGTGTTGAGAGGCGATATGAGCTTCGTGGGGCCACGTCCACTACTAGTGAAGTACTTAGAGCGCTACACCTCCGAGCAGTCACGTCGTCACGAAATGAAGCCTGGGATTACCGGATGGGCGCAGGTGCATGGACGCAATGCAATTAGTTGGGAAGAGAAATTTAAGCTAGATGTCTGGTACATCGATCATTGGAACCTGTGGCTGGATCTCAGGATTTTAAGCTTAACCCTGTTTAAAGTCTTGCAGCGAGAGGGAGTTAGCCACCCCGGACAAGCAACCATGCCTGAATTTCAGGGACGCTTATCCGACCGAAATTCGCCTGAGTCACGATCGCCCCAATGA
- a CDS encoding lysylphosphatidylglycerol synthase domain-containing protein, whose protein sequence is MIRFLKNAQILLNSKYLKLIKWTGLSILVFVLINFFMRSEVFNKLIKVSSLNLIIFGVLLLVSKVFYAARWSQLYSAVVEVGYSPVIFLFRTNLLADFVEIAMLSSLSSEATRLMKLYEYSRKPYLCSASIVGDRVYGLISMIMLALALSPVLVTKIDQNISIPWGILILLLCVFLLIIYIAWMGYRKKLFNFVSSIAERMSFKSIANALMLSIVGHLCFASSYYFLFREVNTVSLLSIWSIVFTAQLSNVIPLSFLGIALGEASIIALSGLLGVTQASAIAVVAIVVASKYVFALSGFLIELFVDGREFIRVMQKARSPQPESVPVNDLSR, encoded by the coding sequence ATGATTAGATTCCTCAAAAATGCACAGATTTTATTAAACAGCAAATACCTCAAGCTAATCAAGTGGACTGGCTTATCGATTCTAGTCTTCGTTCTTATTAATTTTTTTATGAGGTCTGAAGTATTTAACAAACTAATCAAAGTATCATCACTAAACTTGATTATTTTTGGTGTTTTACTTCTGGTAAGTAAAGTGTTTTACGCGGCACGTTGGTCTCAGCTGTACAGCGCGGTTGTTGAAGTAGGATATTCTCCTGTTATTTTTCTTTTTCGAACCAACCTTCTTGCTGATTTTGTTGAAATAGCAATGCTATCTTCATTAAGTAGTGAAGCTACTCGATTGATGAAACTTTATGAATACTCCAGAAAGCCTTATCTGTGTTCTGCTTCTATTGTAGGAGATCGCGTCTATGGGCTTATCAGTATGATTATGCTAGCCCTAGCGCTATCTCCAGTCCTTGTAACAAAAATAGACCAAAATATCTCAATCCCCTGGGGGATTCTGATACTGCTTCTTTGCGTTTTTCTTCTAATAATTTATATTGCATGGATGGGGTATCGAAAGAAACTTTTCAATTTCGTTTCTTCCATCGCAGAGAGGATGAGCTTCAAGTCTATAGCAAATGCTTTAATGCTTTCTATTGTCGGACATTTGTGTTTCGCTTCTAGCTATTACTTCCTCTTCCGAGAAGTTAACACAGTATCTCTACTTTCCATATGGTCTATTGTTTTCACAGCTCAGCTCTCTAATGTTATCCCCCTGTCTTTTTTGGGAATTGCGCTTGGTGAAGCATCCATCATTGCCTTATCTGGGTTACTAGGTGTTACACAGGCTTCAGCAATTGCAGTCGTTGCGATCGTGGTTGCCAGTAAGTATGTATTTGCTTTATCTGGTTTTCTAATAGAGCTGTTTGTTGACGGGAGAGAGTTTATTAGGGTAATGCAAAAAGCTCGTTCTCCTCAGCCAGAGTCTGTTCCTGTGAACGACCTGTCAAGGTGA
- a CDS encoding D-glucuronyl C5-epimerase family protein, whose product MTLRKLSIDISEAFWGSKKYELVSSIENSKCYPLELGFTLSNEKFYYYPKDSLGIPVKEYKTAGVQYNPTRIAAFALAHFNRHLSNGDKNSRDIFLSMADWFLKSEDGLWKYHFDWGDLKAPWISCMAQGEGISVLVRAYLLTKNAEYLDKAFQATYPFSLSVENDGVRSKIDGKWDFLEEYPSKRPSHTLNGFLYALVGIKDLINIEPDIESQIGFSELIDTLSNQWSLWDLSTWSAYDLQRSPSGRANFATVSYHKIHIALMQYLGTQLNEPQLQKCSDKWLDDYVSLPKRVRALWGKIRYRLEVPASK is encoded by the coding sequence ATGACCTTACGTAAGCTTTCTATTGACATATCAGAAGCATTTTGGGGAAGTAAAAAATATGAGTTGGTCAGTAGCATTGAGAATAGCAAGTGTTATCCCCTGGAACTAGGTTTTACTCTCTCCAATGAGAAATTTTATTATTATCCTAAAGATTCTCTCGGTATTCCTGTCAAGGAATATAAAACTGCTGGAGTCCAATATAACCCCACAAGGATTGCAGCTTTTGCCTTAGCCCATTTCAATCGACACCTTAGCAATGGAGACAAAAATTCCCGCGATATCTTCTTGAGCATGGCAGATTGGTTTTTGAAATCTGAAGACGGTCTTTGGAAATATCACTTTGACTGGGGCGACTTAAAAGCTCCTTGGATTTCTTGTATGGCGCAGGGGGAAGGCATTAGTGTGCTGGTTCGTGCTTACTTGCTAACTAAAAATGCAGAATATTTAGATAAAGCCTTTCAGGCAACTTACCCATTTTCTTTGTCTGTTGAGAATGATGGAGTTCGCTCCAAAATAGATGGGAAATGGGATTTCTTAGAAGAGTATCCTTCTAAACGCCCTTCTCATACTCTTAATGGGTTCCTGTATGCTTTAGTAGGGATTAAAGATCTTATCAATATTGAGCCGGATATTGAGTCTCAAATCGGCTTTTCAGAACTGATAGATACTTTGTCAAATCAATGGTCCCTTTGGGATCTATCTACTTGGTCAGCCTATGATCTGCAAAGGAGTCCGTCAGGCAGGGCAAACTTCGCTACTGTCTCTTATCACAAAATCCATATTGCGTTGATGCAATATCTTGGGACGCAGCTCAATGAGCCTCAACTTCAGAAATGTTCGGATAAGTGGTTAGATGATTATGTATCTCTTCCCAAGAGAGTGAGAGCCTTATGGGGCAAAATCAGGTATAGGTTAGAAGTACCAGCATCTAAGTGA
- a CDS encoding glycosyltransferase family 4 protein produces MKIWLVNHYATPPDSGSSTRHYALARELAKYGHEVLVIVANKHHLLHHPENISRSRSKRSISIEKDSHVDFLFLPTLNYHGNGVSRLLNMISFAWQTLKLPQYVDDIPDIIIGSSVHPFAVWAAERIAKRYKIPFCFEVRDLWSQTLIDMAVISSYHPLALFLRWLESYLYRRADKIITLLPYAHECICRFNVQREKIFYLPNAVDLNFFLSAPLVYDSQKTFTVMYLGSHGPANDLKTLIEAAAELEKCYPLCPIRWRLIGEGPQKQYLKDYARKLDIKSVTLEQSIPKSQVPQVIAEADVLIFHLLKIDVFRYGISPNKLFDYLAAQKPIVFACSARNDPVAEAGAGITVPPQDPKAMAEAVYQLAILSPEERVEMGKRGRAYVERYHSYQHLGEQLNELLEEVVEEFRTVK; encoded by the coding sequence ATGAAAATTTGGCTCGTTAATCACTATGCCACTCCTCCAGATAGCGGCTCCAGTACTCGCCATTATGCGTTGGCTCGAGAATTAGCCAAGTACGGGCATGAGGTGCTTGTCATTGTAGCTAATAAGCATCATCTACTTCATCATCCAGAAAATATATCAAGGAGTAGATCCAAAAGATCTATCTCTATTGAAAAAGATAGTCATGTCGATTTTTTGTTTCTACCTACCTTAAATTATCATGGCAATGGTGTGAGTAGACTCTTGAATATGATAAGTTTTGCCTGGCAAACATTGAAGTTGCCTCAGTATGTTGACGACATTCCAGATATTATTATTGGTTCATCTGTTCATCCGTTTGCTGTTTGGGCAGCAGAGCGCATTGCCAAGCGTTATAAGATTCCTTTCTGCTTTGAAGTACGAGATTTATGGTCTCAAACGCTGATTGACATGGCTGTTATTAGTTCTTACCATCCTTTAGCACTTTTTTTGAGATGGTTAGAGTCCTATCTCTACAGAAGAGCAGATAAGATTATTACTCTACTTCCTTATGCTCACGAATGTATATGTCGATTCAATGTGCAAAGGGAAAAAATATTCTATTTGCCTAACGCCGTGGATCTGAATTTTTTCTTGTCTGCTCCATTAGTCTATGATTCTCAGAAAACTTTTACGGTTATGTATTTGGGATCTCATGGACCAGCAAATGATCTTAAAACTTTGATTGAAGCAGCGGCAGAATTAGAAAAGTGCTACCCGTTGTGTCCCATTCGCTGGCGACTAATTGGAGAAGGTCCTCAGAAACAATATCTTAAGGACTATGCTCGGAAACTGGACATTAAGAGTGTCACTTTAGAACAAAGCATCCCTAAGTCTCAAGTTCCTCAAGTGATAGCAGAAGCGGATGTCCTAATTTTTCATCTACTTAAAATTGATGTTTTCAGATATGGAATAAGCCCTAATAAGCTATTTGATTATCTGGCTGCCCAAAAACCCATTGTATTTGCTTGCTCCGCACGAAATGATCCTGTTGCTGAAGCGGGAGCTGGAATAACTGTTCCTCCTCAAGATCCAAAGGCTATGGCAGAGGCAGTTTACCAGTTAGCGATTCTGTCACCTGAGGAACGGGTTGAGATGGGGAAACGAGGGCGTGCTTACGTGGAACGCTATCACAGTTATCAACATCTAGGTGAGCAGCTTAATGAACTGCTCGAAGAAGTTGTGGAAGAATTTAGAACTGTTAAATGA
- a CDS encoding glycosyltransferase family 4 protein yields the protein MVFCLREYDDRYLMKSVVQITSVHSLFDTRIFQKECKSLTSFGYRVILIVRHAKDENIDGISIEALSIPRNRLQRMIFTTFQVYRRVLEANSRLHHFHDPELVLIGLLLKLQSKTVIYDVHEDVPRQILSKHYIPKVWRATIAWIVERLETFSARRFDAVVAATPHITHRFESLGCHAVNINNYPILNELHTPRLDWSQKERVVCYVGGIAQIRGIQEMVDAIGQTDVKLLLAGQFADSQQRQRVVSLPGWANVQELGQLDRPAVAQTLARAQAGLVLFHPLPNHIDAQPNKMFEYMSAGLPVIASDFPLWREIIEGNDCGICVDPLDVSAIREAIEYLINHPDQAQRLGQNGLRAIETTYNWETEAQKLKSLYEELLA from the coding sequence ATGGTCTTCTGTCTTAGAGAATATGATGATAGGTATCTAATGAAATCAGTCGTACAAATTACTTCTGTACACTCTCTGTTCGATACTAGGATTTTTCAGAAAGAATGTAAATCTCTAACATCTTTTGGATATCGAGTGATTCTTATTGTTCGCCATGCTAAGGATGAAAACATCGACGGTATAAGTATCGAAGCGCTTTCGATACCTCGAAATCGTCTCCAGCGCATGATTTTCACGACCTTTCAAGTTTATCGTAGAGTATTAGAAGCAAATTCTAGGCTTCATCACTTCCATGACCCTGAACTCGTTCTGATTGGTCTGCTCCTGAAGCTGCAGAGCAAAACCGTAATCTACGATGTCCATGAAGACGTTCCGCGTCAAATTCTTTCCAAGCACTATATCCCAAAAGTCTGGCGTGCTACCATCGCCTGGATAGTCGAGCGTCTAGAAACCTTCTCTGCTCGTCGCTTTGACGCAGTCGTCGCAGCCACACCTCACATTACCCACCGTTTTGAATCACTGGGCTGCCATGCAGTCAACATCAACAACTACCCTATCCTTAACGAACTACACACCCCCCGCCTTGACTGGTCTCAGAAAGAGCGAGTTGTTTGTTACGTCGGCGGCATCGCCCAGATCCGTGGCATTCAAGAAATGGTTGACGCTATTGGGCAAACAGACGTCAAACTACTGCTAGCCGGGCAATTTGCTGATTCCCAGCAGCGTCAGCGGGTTGTTTCCTTGCCAGGATGGGCCAACGTACAAGAGTTAGGACAACTTGATCGCCCTGCCGTTGCCCAAACCCTGGCTCGAGCTCAGGCCGGATTAGTCCTTTTCCATCCTTTGCCGAATCATATCGATGCTCAACCCAACAAAATGTTTGAGTACATGTCAGCCGGGTTACCTGTGATTGCCTCCGACTTTCCTCTCTGGCGGGAAATCATCGAGGGTAACGACTGTGGCATCTGCGTTGATCCGTTAGACGTGTCTGCCATTCGGGAAGCGATTGAATACCTGATTAATCACCCTGATCAGGCCCAACGCCTGGGGCAGAATGGTCTTCGAGCCATCGAGACAACGTATAACTGGGAAACAGAAGCCCAAAAGCTCAAGTCTCTCTACGAGGAATTGCTGGCATGA
- a CDS encoding DegT/DnrJ/EryC1/StrS family aminotransferase, with product MADRIFLSPPHMGTRELELVKEAFKTNWLAPAGPHIEAFEAEFAQVVGSPHAAAVSSGTAALHMALRLVGVTAGDEVLCSTLTFIATANPITYLGARPVFIDSDRTSWNMDPELLRQVLIQRAKTGNLPKAVVLVHLYGQSADIDPILETCDRYDIPLIEDAAEALGATYKGRAPGTFGKIGIYSFNGNKIITTSGGGMLVSADQSLVDKARFLATQARDPAPHYQHSEIGYNYRLSNVLAGIGRGQLQVLGDRVEARRHNFEMYQAGLGHLPGIEFMPEAPFGRSTRWLTCLSIDPERFGCNRETIRQALAKENIEARPVWKPLHLQPVFSDCKFIGGTVAQDLFERGLCLPSGSNLTQDDRLQIIQVINRLHEQINLTDLS from the coding sequence ATGGCTGATCGCATTTTTCTGTCCCCCCCCCATATGGGTACCCGCGAACTCGAATTAGTCAAAGAAGCCTTCAAGACGAACTGGCTAGCCCCTGCTGGCCCTCACATCGAAGCTTTCGAAGCCGAATTTGCCCAGGTTGTAGGCAGTCCTCATGCTGCAGCAGTTAGTTCAGGCACCGCCGCACTACATATGGCACTTCGCCTCGTTGGTGTAACTGCCGGGGATGAGGTTCTTTGTTCTACCCTCACCTTCATAGCTACAGCTAATCCCATCACCTATTTAGGAGCTCGACCTGTCTTTATCGATAGCGATCGCACTTCGTGGAATATGGATCCTGAGCTGCTGCGACAAGTGCTGATCCAGCGAGCCAAGACGGGAAATCTCCCCAAAGCGGTGGTGTTGGTTCACCTGTATGGACAGAGTGCCGATATTGATCCCATTCTTGAAACCTGCGATCGCTATGATATTCCTCTGATTGAAGATGCCGCAGAAGCTCTCGGGGCTACCTATAAAGGCCGAGCACCAGGTACATTTGGTAAAATCGGAATCTACTCTTTCAATGGCAATAAAATTATCACCACATCCGGAGGTGGAATGCTGGTGTCTGCAGATCAGTCATTGGTGGATAAAGCCCGGTTTCTTGCTACCCAGGCCCGTGATCCTGCTCCCCATTATCAGCATTCTGAAATTGGCTATAACTACCGTTTAAGTAATGTTCTAGCCGGGATTGGTCGGGGCCAATTGCAGGTTTTGGGTGATCGTGTTGAGGCCCGACGTCATAACTTTGAAATGTATCAAGCTGGGCTAGGTCATCTACCTGGTATTGAATTTATGCCAGAAGCCCCATTCGGGCGCTCAACTCGCTGGCTGACCTGCTTGAGCATTGATCCTGAGAGATTCGGCTGTAATCGGGAAACAATTCGCCAGGCGCTGGCTAAGGAAAACATTGAAGCCCGCCCTGTATGGAAACCTCTGCACCTTCAGCCTGTATTTTCAGACTGTAAGTTTATTGGTGGGACAGTAGCTCAGGACCTATTTGAGCGCGGTTTGTGTCTCCCTTCAGGTTCTAATCTCACGCAAGACGATCGACTACAAATCATCCAAGTCATTAACAGACTTCATGAGCAAATAAATCTAACCGATTTGTCTTGA